A section of the Indicator indicator isolate 239-I01 chromosome 39, UM_Iind_1.1, whole genome shotgun sequence genome encodes:
- the PSMC3IP gene encoding homologous-pairing protein 2 homolog isoform X1 → MSKGREGSAAGGGAAAVLMRYLREQNRPYSAQDAFGNLQREHGLSKAAVVKALEQLAQQGRVREKAYGKQKIYFADQEQLPAASDAELRGLDGQIAALSAKVQALQQSCRQMEAELKDLNSSMTTPEMAKELRELKKNCRSYTEKLERIKSATSCVSPEEKEKVCSEQQLYCREWRRRKRMATELLDAILEGYPKSKKQFFEEVGIETDEDHNVTLPTAV, encoded by the exons ATGAGCAAAGGCCGCGAGGGCTCCGCGGCGGGCG GCGGCGCCGCCGCCGTCCTGATGCGGTATCTGCGGGAGCAGAACCGGCCGTACAGCGCCCAGGACGCCTTCGGGAACCTGCAGCGGGAGCACGGCCTGAGCAAGGCG GCCGTGGTGAAGGCGCTGGAGCAGCTGGCGCAACAAGGTCGTGTCCGTGAGAAGGCCTACGGGAAGCAGAAGATCTACTTCGCCGACCAG GAGCAGCTCCCGGCCGCCAGCGACGCGGAGCTCCGCGGCCTGGACGGGCAGATTGCTGCGCTCTCCGCCAAGGTGCAGgcgctgcagcagagctgccggCAGATGGAAGCAG AGCTGAAGGATCTGAACAGCTCCATGACAACCCCTGAGATGGCCAAAGAGCTCAGGGAGCTGAAGAAGAACTGCAGGAGTTACACTGAGAAGCTGGAAAGGATTAAATCTGCCACCAGCTGCGTGTCCccggaagaaaaagagaag GTCTGCAGCGAGCAGCAGCTGTACTGCAGGGAGTGGCGGAGGCGCAAGCGAATG GCAACTGAGCTGCTGGATGCCATCCTGGAGGGGTACCCCAAGAGCAAGAAGCAATTCTTT GAGGAGGTTGGGATAGAAACAGATGAGGACCACAACGTGACGCTGCCCACGGCTGTCTGA
- the PSMC3IP gene encoding homologous-pairing protein 2 homolog isoform X2 — protein MSKGREGSAAGGGAAAVLMRYLREQNRPYSAQDAFGNLQREHGLSKAAVVKALEQLAQQGRVREKAYGKQKIYFADQEQLPAASDAELRGLDGQIAALSAKVQALQQSCRQMEAGDSMTTPEMAKELRELKKNCRSYTEKLERIKSATSCVSPEEKEKVCSEQQLYCREWRRRKRMATELLDAILEGYPKSKKQFFEEVGIETDEDHNVTLPTAV, from the exons ATGAGCAAAGGCCGCGAGGGCTCCGCGGCGGGCG GCGGCGCCGCCGCCGTCCTGATGCGGTATCTGCGGGAGCAGAACCGGCCGTACAGCGCCCAGGACGCCTTCGGGAACCTGCAGCGGGAGCACGGCCTGAGCAAGGCG GCCGTGGTGAAGGCGCTGGAGCAGCTGGCGCAACAAGGTCGTGTCCGTGAGAAGGCCTACGGGAAGCAGAAGATCTACTTCGCCGACCAG GAGCAGCTCCCGGCCGCCAGCGACGCGGAGCTCCGCGGCCTGGACGGGCAGATTGCTGCGCTCTCCGCCAAGGTGCAGgcgctgcagcagagctgccggCAGATGGAAGCAGGTGA CTCCATGACAACCCCTGAGATGGCCAAAGAGCTCAGGGAGCTGAAGAAGAACTGCAGGAGTTACACTGAGAAGCTGGAAAGGATTAAATCTGCCACCAGCTGCGTGTCCccggaagaaaaagagaag GTCTGCAGCGAGCAGCAGCTGTACTGCAGGGAGTGGCGGAGGCGCAAGCGAATG GCAACTGAGCTGCTGGATGCCATCCTGGAGGGGTACCCCAAGAGCAAGAAGCAATTCTTT GAGGAGGTTGGGATAGAAACAGATGAGGACCACAACGTGACGCTGCCCACGGCTGTCTGA
- the MLX gene encoding max-like protein X: MADPPGVAAEDSWGKVDTAYSDNGLDSALFMENARKGNIVSRANSIGSTSASSVPNTDDEDSDYHQEPYKESYKDQRRRAHTQAERKRRDAIKKGYDDLQAIVPTCEQQDFSIGSQKLSKAIVLQKTIDYIQFLHKEKKKQEEEVSTLRKDVMALKIMKVNYEQIVKAHQDNPNEGKDQVSDEVKFNVFQGIMDSLFQSFNASISVTSFQELSACVFSWIEEHCKPQTLRDIVIGVLHQLKSQLY, encoded by the exons ATGGCGGATCCGCCCGGCGTCGCGGCCGAGGATTCATGGGGGAAG GTGGACACAGCCTACAGCGACAATGGCCTGGACTCAG CGCTCTTCATGGAGAACGCGAGGAAGGGGAACATTGTTTCCCGAGCCAACAGCATCGGCTCCACCAGCGCCTCCTCTGTCCCCAACACAG ATGATGAGGACAGCGACTACCACCAGGAGCCCTACAAGGAGTCCTACAAGGACCAGCGTCGGAGGGCACACACCCAGGCGGAGCGCAAGCGGCGAGATGCAATCAAG AAAGGCTACGATGACCTGCAGGCCATCGTCCCTacctgtgagcagcaggatttCTCCATAGGCTCCCAGAAGCTGAGCAAGGCCATTGTCCTCCAGAAAA CCATTGACTACATCCAGTTCTTGcataaggaaaagaagaagcaagAGGAGGAAGTTTCTACTCTTAGAAAAGATGTGATGGCCTTGAAGATCATGAAAGT gAACTATGAGCAGATAGTGAAAGCTCATCAGGACAACCCTAATGAGGGCAAGGACCAGGTCTCTGACGAGGTCAAGTTCAATGTTTTCCAAGGCATTATGGACTCCTTGTTCCAGTCCTTCAACGCCTCCATCTCGGTCACAAGCTTTCAGGAGCTCTCAGCTTGTGTCTTCAGCTGGATTGAGGAGCACTGCAAGCCCCAG ACCCTGCGGGACATTGTGATCGGAGTCCTGCACCAGCTGAAGAGTCAACTCTActga
- the COASY gene encoding bifunctional coenzyme A synthase, which translates to MPPFGAGLLVLTAPLAALPRRAAAAVAAAAGLVAGPLYVHLQPGLRLAAPAPRPAAPPAGPALLRALDALYVAAARRGLDLRVLLAPGRRLARPPRVLLLPAAEAPGPPGPVQLGLQYLAAAAYDCPPHLPTLLLDGAGDDPGETPEEDSGEDLGAALPSFSDVAVGGTFDRLHGAHRFLLSACCLLAEHRLLAGVADGDLLRHKVLAELIEPYELRAATLLEFLQDVQPSLRYDIVRLADPYGPSVTDADLQCLVVSEETRSGGEAVNRKRLENGSLFSQGLPALTLYEILLMKDPDHGQNEEEKISSSSLRQRLLGTLLQPPRQDPALPSHPYVIGLTGGTGSGKTSIASRLGRLGAFVIDADKLGHAVYSPGGPAYGRVVATFGAEILNQDGTINRRVLGAKVFGNQERLKSLTHIVWPEMAQMVKEQIREAAAQGSSVCVLDAAVLLEAGWQEMVHEVWTAIIPEEVAVKRIMARDGLSEEAARSRLWSQMSNIQRVEQSQVVLSTLWEQDVTRRQVEKAWDLLQQRLVPEHSL; encoded by the exons ATGCCGCCGTTCGGCGCggggctgctggtgctgacGGCGCCATTGGCCGCGCTGCcccggcgggcggcggcggcggtggcggcggcggcggggctggTGGCGGGGCCGCTGTACGTGCACCTGCAGCCGGGGTTGCGTCTGGCGGCCCCCGCGCCGCGCCCCGCCGCTCCCCCCGCCGGCCCCGCGCTGCTCCGGGCCCTGGACGCGCTGTACGTGGCGGCGGCGCGGCGGGGCCTGGACCTGCGCGTCCTGCTCGCTCCCGGTCGCCGCCTCGCCCGCCCGCCCCGcgtgctgctgctccctgccgcCGAGGCTCCAGGGCCGCCGGGTCCGGTGCAGCTCGGCCTGCAGTACCTGGCCGCCGCCGCCTACGACTGCCCGCCGCATCTGCCCACGCTGCTGCTAGACGGCGCTGGGGATGACCCCGGGGAGACCCCCGAAGAGGACTCCGGGGAGGACCTCGGCGCGGCGCTTCCCAGCTTCTCCGACGTGGCGGTCGGCGGCACCTTCGACCGCCTGCACGGCGCCCACCGCTTCCTGCTCAGCGCCTGCTGCCTTCTCGCCGAGCACCGGCTTCTAGCCGGGGTGGCCGACGGCGACCTGCTTCGCC ACAAGGTGTTGGCGGAGCTGATCGAGCCCTACGAGCTGCGGGCGGCCACGCTGCTCGAGTTCCTGCAGGACGTGCAGCCCTCACTGCGCTACGACATTGTGCGGCTGGCTGACCCCTACGGCCCCTCGGTCACTGATGCCGACCTGCAGTGCTTGGTGGTCAGCGAGGAGACCCGCAGTGGGGGCGAGGCAGTCAACAGGAAGAGGCTTGAAAAC GGCTCCCTTTTCTCGCAGGGACTCCCTGCGCTGACTCTTTACGAGATCCTGTTGATGAAAGACCCTGACCACGGTCAGAATGAGGAGGAGAAgatcagctcctccagcctgcggcagaggctgctggggacACTGCTGCAGCCCCCACGG cAAGATCCTGCCTTGCCCTCTCACCCGTACGTCATTGGCCTGACCGGAGGGACCGGCAGTGGGAAAACCTCCATCGCCAGCCGCTTGGGGCGTCTGGGAGCCTTCGTCATCGACGCCGACAAGCTCGGCCACGCTGTCTACAGCCCCGGTGGCCCTGCCTACGGGCGAGTGGTAGCCACCTTTGGGGCAG AAATCCTGAACCAAGATGGGACAATCAACAGGAGAGTCCTTGGGGCCAAAGTGTTTGGAAACCAG GAGCGGCTGAAGAGTCTGACACACATTGTGTGGCCTGAGATGGCTCAGATGGTCAAGGAGCAGATCAGGGAGGCAGCTGCTCAAG GGAGCTCTGTGTGCGTGCTGGACGCTGcggtgctgctggaggcaggctgGCAAGAGATGGTCCACGAGGTGTGGACTGCCATCATCCCTGAGGAGGTG GCTGTGAAGCGCATCATGGCCCGGGATGGGCTGAGCGAGGAGGCTGCTCGCAGCCGGCTGTGGAGCCAGATGAGCAACATCCAGAGGGTGGAGCAGTCCCAGGTGGTGCTGTCCACACTCTGGGAGCAGGATGTCACCCGCAGGCAG GTGGAGAAGGCCTgggacctcctgcagcagcgCCTGGTCCCAGAGCACAGCCTGTGA
- the HSD17B1 gene encoding 17-beta-hydroxysteroid dehydrogenase type 1: MEVTTVLITGCSSGIGLGLATRLAADSACRFKVFATMRDLAKAQQLLQHFGGCCPGTLELLQLDVTDPSSLAAAVQRLQGQQLDVLVCNAGVGLMGPLETCSDQAMKNIFDVNLFGAIRTIRAFLPPMKRRRAGRIIVSSSIGGLQGLPFNAVYCASKFALEGLCESLAIVLHPFNIHLTLVECGPVKSSFMANLQRPDPEGSELRGLDAGTRSLYRRFLQHCQGLFHDAAQEVDEVLQVYLEAIGSPCPPLRCGTTQLLASLRRLRLGSPDGFAYVRAMHDFVFGHGEEQP, encoded by the exons ATGGAGGTAACTACGGTGCTGATCACAGGTTGCTCGTCGGGCATTGGCCTGGGGCTGGCCACGCGGCTGGCAGCCGACAGTGCTTGCAGGTTCAAAG TGTTCGCCACCATGCGCGACCTGGCCAaggcccagcagctgctgcagcacttcggaggctgctgcccaggcaccctggagctgctgcagcttgatGTCACTGACCCAAGCTCGCTGGCAGCTGCGGTGCAGCggctgcaggggcagcagctggacGTGCTGG TCTGTAATGCGGGGGTGGGACTGATGGGTCCCCTGGAGACCTGCTCTGACCAGGCCATGAAGAACATCTTTGATGTGAACCTCTTCGGGGCCATCCGCACCATCCGGGCGTTCCTGCCCCCCATGAAGCGCCGCAGGGCTGGGCGAATCATCGTCTCCAGCAGCATCGGGGGACTGCAAG GGCTACCCTTCAATGCCGTGTACTGCGCCAGCAAGTTCGCCCTGGAGGGGCTGTGTGAGAGCTTGGCCATCGTCCTGCACCCCTTCAACATCCA CCTGACGCTAGTGGAGTGCGGACCTGTCAAGAGCAGCTTCATGGCCAACCTGCAGCGCCCGGACCCCGAGGGCAGCGAGCTGCGGGGCCTAGACGCCGGCACACGGAGCCTCTACCGCCgctttctgcagcactgccaagggCTCTTCCACGACGCGGCCCAGGAGGTGGACGAAGTACTGCAG GTGTACCTGGAGGCCATCGGCAGCCCCTGCCCGCCCTTGCGCTGTGGCACCACGCAGCTGCTGGCTTCGCTGCGGCGCCTGAGGCTGGGCAGCCCGGACGGCTTCGCGTACGTGCGAGCCATGCACGACTTCGTGTTCGGACACGGCGAGGAGCAGCCCTGA
- the NAGLU gene encoding alpha-N-acetylglucosaminidase: MAARPGPVLLVLLLLAAAAARPEDPRQEAAVRALARRLLGPRAAAVSLSVEAALAAGGPDTYRLRSPPDFAVAVAVTGSSGVAAAAGLYRYLRDFCGCHLSWSGAQLRLPDPLPRLPTEIRASAPGRFRYYQNACTQSYSFAWWDWERWEREIDWMALSGINLAPAFVGQETTWQRVYRTLGLNQSEIDAYFTGPAFLAWNRMGNLRGWAGPLPPSWHLKQFYLQYRIVERMRSLGMVTVLPAFAGHVPQGVLRVFPHVNATRLGGWSHFDCTYSCTYLLDPEDPMFQVIGTLFLKELIKEFGTDHIYSADTFNEMTPLSSDPAYLARVSSAVFKSMTGADPEAVWLMQGWLFQHQPDFWQPAQVQALLHAVPLGRMIILDLFAESKPVYLWTESFYGQPFIWCMLHNFGGNHGLFGTVEAINRGPFAARSFPNSTMVGTGVVPEGIEQNDMVYELMNELGWRQEPLDLPSWVTRYAERRYGAPNAAAAAAWRLLLRSVYNCSGVCVNHNRSPLVRRPSLHMDTELWYNASDVYEAWRLLLSASAQLGSSPTFLYDLVDVTRQAAQQLVSDHYQGIRSAFQSRALPDLLTVGGLLVYDLLPELDSLLSSHSLFLLGRWLESARTMATSNWEAEQYELNARNQVTLWGPSGNILDYANKQLGGLVLDYYAVRWSLFVSVLVESLNSGIPFHQDQFNQAVFQVERGFVYNRKRYPAMPAGDTLEISRRLFLKYYPRALLHSQAVPV, encoded by the exons ATGGCGGCGCGGCCGGGGCCGGTGCTCCTGGTGCTGCTACtgctggcggcggcggcggcgcggccgGAGGACCCGAGGCAGGAGGCGGCGGTGCGCGCGCTCGCTCGGCGGCTGCTGGGCCCGCGCGCCGCCGCCGTGTCGCTGTCGGTGGAGGCGGCGCTGGCGGCGGGCGGCCCAGACACATACCGGCTGCGCTCGCCGCCCGACTTCGCCGTGGCCGTGGCCGTGACAGGCTCCAGCGGCGTGGCGGCGGCCGCCGGCCTCTACCGGTACCTGCGCGACTTCTGCGGGTGCCATCTCTCGTGGTCCGGGGCGCAGCTCCGCCTGCCTGATCCGCTGCCGCGGCTGCCGACCGAGATCCGCGCCTCCGCTCCCGGCAG GTTCCGCTACTACCAGAACGCCTGCACCCAGAGCTACTCCTTCGCCTGGTGGGACTGGGAGCGCTGGGAACGCGAGATCGACTGGATGGCACTGAGTGGGATCAACCTGGCACCGGCCTTCGTGGGGCAGGAGACCACCTGGCAGCGG GTTTACCGCACCTTGGGGCTGAACCAGTCCGAGATTGATGCCTACTTCACGGGCCCAGCCTTCCTGGCCTGGAACCGCATGGGCAACCTGCGAGGCTGGGCAGGGCCTCTGCCGCCATCCTGGCACCTCAAACAATTCTACCTGCAG tACCGTATCGTGGAGAGGATGCGCTCGCTCGGGATGGTCACAGTGCTGCCAGCGTTCGCAGGCCATGTACCCCAGGGCGTTCTCCG AGTCTTCCCACATGTCAATGCCACTCGCCTTGGGGGCTGGAGCCACTTCGACTGTACCTACTCTTGTACCTACCTGCTGGACCCTGAGGACCCCATGTTCCAGGTGATTGGGACCCTGTTCCTGAAGGAGCTGATCAAGGAGTTCGGCACAGACCACATCTACAGTGCCGACACCTTCAATGAGATGACTCCACTCTCCTCAGATCCTGCCTACCTCGCCAGGGTCAGCAGTGCTGTCTTCAAGTCAATGACAGGAG CTGACCCTGAGGCAGTGTGGCTGATGCAGGGGTGGCTCTTCCAGCACCAGCCTGACTTCTGGCAGCCGGCACAGGTGCAAGCCCTGCTGCACGCCGTGCCCCTGGGCAGGATGATCATCCTGGACCTCTTTGCTGAGTCCAAGCCTGTCTACCTGTGGACAGAATCCTTCTATGGGCAGCCTTTCATCTGGTGCATGCTGCACAACTTTGGGGGCAACCACGGCCTCTTCGGCACCGTGGAGGCCATCAACCGGGGCCCTTTTGCAGCCAGGAGCTTCCCCAACTCCACCATGGTGGGCACCGGGGTGGTGCCCGAGGGCATCGAGCAGAATGACATGGTGTATGAGCTGATGAATGAGCTGGGCTGGCGCCAGGAGCCCCTCGACCTGCCCAGCTGGGTCACTCGCTATGCTGAGCGCCGCTACGGAGCCccaaatgctgctgcagcagcggCCTGGCGGCTGCTGCTCCGCAGCGTTTACAACTGCAGCGGAGTCTGCGTCAACCACAACCGCAGCCCCCTGGTGCGCCGCCCCTCCCTGCACATGGACACCGAGCTCTGGTACAATGCCAGCGACGTCTATGAGGCCTGGCGCCTGCTGCTGAGCGCCAGCGCCCAGCTGGGCTCCAGCCCTACCTTCCTCTACGACCTGGTGGACGTCACACGGCAGGCGGCTCAGCAGCTGGTGAGTGACCACTACCAGGGCATCCGCAGCGCCTTCCAGAGCCGGGCACTGCCTGACCTGCTGACGGTCGGTGGGCTGCTGGTCTACGACCTGCTGCCGGAGCTGGACAGCCTCCTCTCTAGCCACAGCCTCTTCCTGCTGGGCCGCTGGCTGGAGAGCGCCCGCACCATGGCCACCAGCAACTGGGAGGCTGAGCAGTATGAGCTGAATGCCCGGAACCAAGTGACGCTCTGGGGGCCCAGCGGGAACATCCTGGACTATGCCAACAAGCAGCTGGGGGGGCTGGTGCTGGACTACTATGCCGTGCGCTGGAGCCTCTTCGTCTCTGTCCTGGTTGAGAGCCTCAATTCAGGCATCCCCTTCCACCAGGACCAGTTCAACCAGGCTGTTTTCCAGGTAGAGAGAGGCTTTGTCTATAACAGGAAGCGCTACCCAGCCATGCCAGCTGGGGACACGCTGGAGATCTCCAGGAGGCTGTTCCTCAAGTACTACCCCAGGgccctgctgcacagccaggctgtgcccgtATGA